Proteins from a genomic interval of Lemur catta isolate mLemCat1 chromosome 17, mLemCat1.pri, whole genome shotgun sequence:
- the LOC123622438 gene encoding uncharacterized protein LOC123622438, whose translation MLLLWGLLLCRGLLPQAQGEAQHLLHLRISSNQLETVISDLFSEHRILDHLVSLPVTGAMSESVAVLDHLPFVRKGLSKKSSGLDLSLVGDLLSGRSLPLLRDLLQAGGLVVEDAKGPEVTLQILSDSLLQVTLRCKLYLSLQEILRLKVIKNIRIGVRLEHTGNKTKVAFEECHSPPGYLSIEVLEPMDSLLVNKLLKLVTSVLDEALPFLLQKIVCPLATTLLNLLLEDLLQITLPPAGSGPEDFQYCVTTTELTEAAILMTVQLMTPCSPGQRAPRPERLAPQPLPRLAQGSMADLVFGLEVYNDILSCLYTSTETPVDPRDPTASDLVRLLSLGELEPGPKASRQSRGSIGLTINTPDPPTVRLNGHTATVVQPGSLVLLGPSDTSSVSVSWKLFSEAVFSSRNQDLIIQFAPNSTTVILGPSPAGIEKQEGRLKAFLLELLPRVFLPRHNELLREHQLPLPSVKGVSFDQARVDLSEDYLLLMVPEE comes from the exons ATGCTGCTGCTCTGGGGGTTACTGCTGTGTCGGGGGCTGCTGCCCCAAGCCCAAGGGGAGGCTCAGCACCTGCTCCATCTGCGGATCAGCAGCAATCAGCTGGAAACAG TCATTTCAGACCTGTTCTCAGAGCACCGCATCCTGGACCACCTGGTCAGCCTGCCCGTGACGGGGGCCATGAGTGAAAGTGTCGCCGTCCTGGACCACCTGCCCTTTGTAAGAAAAGGCCTCTCTAAGAAGAGCAGTGGGCTGGACCTGTCGCTGGTCGGGGACCTGCTCTCGGGGAGGAGCCTCCCACTGCTAAGGGACCTGCTCCAGGCAGGAGG ATTGGTCGTGGAAGATGCCAAAGGACCCGAGGTCACCCTGCAAATCCTAAGCGACAGCCTGCTGCAGGTCACGTTGCGCTGCAAACTGTACCTCTCGCTCCAGGA GATCCTGCGGCTCAAAGTCATCAAGAACATTCGCATTGGAGTACGGCTGGAACACACAGGAAATAAAACCAAGGTGGCCTTTGAGGAGTGCCACAGCCCACCTGGATACCTGAGCATCGAGGTGCTGGAGCC GATGGACTCCCTCCTGGTGAACAAACTTCTGAAGTTGGTGACGAGTGTCCTGGACGAGGCATTGCCCTTCCTCCTGCAGAAGATA GTGTGCCCCCTGGCCACCACACTGCTCAACTTGCTGCTGGAAGACCTACTGCAAATCACTCTGC CCCCGGCCGGCTCCGGCCCTGAGGACTTCCAGTACTGCGTCACCACCACGGAGCTCACAGAGGCGGCCATCCTGATGACAGTCCAG CTCATGACCCCCTGTAGCCCAGGCCAGAGAGCCCCAAGGCCTGAGCGCCTGGCACCTCAACCCCTCCCAAGATTAGCCCAGGGAAGCATGGCAGACCTGGTCTTTGGGTTGGAAGTCTACAATGACATCTTGTCCTGCCTCTACACCAGCACGGAGACCCCTGTGGACCCCCGGGACCCCACA GCCTCTGACCTCGTTCGGCTGTTGTCACTAGGAGAACTGGAGCCCGGGCCCAAG GCTTCCCGTCAGTCCAGAGGGAGCATCGGACTGACCATCAACACCCCTGATCCTCCCACGGTCCGCCTCAACGGCCACACGGCCACAGTAGTCCAGCCAGGCTCGCTGGTGCTGCTGGGGCCCAGCGACACCTcctctgtctcagtctcctgG AAACTCTTTTCTGAGGCTGTGTTTTCCTCAAGAAATCAGGACCTGATAATCCAGTTCGCTCCAAACAG CACCACGGTCATCCTGGGCCCCTCTCCCGCTGGCATAGAGAAGCAG GAAGGACGCCTGAAGGCCTTTCTCCTAGAGCTTCTGCCCAGGGTGTTTCTGCCCCGTCACAATG AGCTGCTCAGAGAACACCAGCTGCCCCTGCCCAGTGTCAAGGGCGTCTCCTTCGACCAGGCCCGAGTGGACCTCTCCGAG GATTACCTGCTGCTGATGGTTCCGGAGGAGTAG